CGCGAGCGCGAAACGCTCGCCGCGCTCGCGCGCGGTTTGCCGAATGGCTACACCGTCTATCACGGCGTGCACTGGACGCGCCTTTCCGAAGGCTTTTCGGTCTTCGGCGAGGCCGATTTCGTGATCGTGAGCCCGGCCGGGCGCGTCATGATCGTCGAGCAGAAAACGGGCTTTTTGCGCGAAACCCCTAACGGGCTCGTCAAGGCGTACATGCAGACCGAGCGCAACGTGGCGATCGCGCTGGCGCGCACCGTCGAAGGGCTGCACCGGCGCTTCACCGCGACGTTCGGCGCGGGCACCTACGTGCTCGAAGAGCTGTTCTATTGCCCTGACCACGTGGTGCGCGAGCCGGCTATCGCGGGCGTGAATCCCGCGCGCATCGTCGATGCCACGCGCAAGGCGCAGCTCGCCGCCATCGTGCTCGAAGCCATGCCGGCCGACGAGCCGCGCCTGCCGTGCGCCGCGAAGATCCACCACTTTCTCGCCGATGAACTGTCGCTCACGCCCGACACCAGCGCACTGGTCGGCGCGGCGGGCACGCTCGTCACGCGCCTGGCGGGCGGGCTCGCCACCTGGGCGCGCCGGCTCGAATTCGCGCCGTTCCGGCTGCGCGTGATCGGCACGGCGGGCTCGGGCAAGACGCAACTGGCCGTGCAGGTCATGAAGGACGCAGTGGCGCGCGGCGCACGCACGCTCTACGTGTGTTTCAACCGGCCGCTCGCGGATCACATCGCGCAACTCGCACCGCCCGAAGCGAAGGTGGCGACGTATCACCAGCTGTGCGACTGGGTCGCGCGCGACGGCGGCCACGTGCCCAATTTCGAGAGTCCCGGCGCATTCGACGACCTCGTGCGGCGCTTCGGCGAGATGCCGATTGCCGGGCGCTGGCAGTTCGACGTGCTGATCGTCGACGAAGGGCAGGATTTTCAGCAGCCGTGGGTAGGCGCGCTAGAGCGTCTGTTGCGTCCGGGCGCCGCGTGGTGGTGGCTCGAAGATCCGCTGCAGAATCTGTATGTGCGCGAACCGCTCGCGCTGGCGGGCTGGACCGTGCTGCGCGAGAACACGAACTATCGCAGCCCGCGCGACATCCTCGCGTTCCTGCGCGACGTGGCCGGACCGACCGTGCCCGCCATCGCGCAGCTCGCGGCGGGCAGTCCGTTCGACGGCTCCGGTGTGACGGTGGCGAGCTGGGACGAGCATGAAACGGAGACTGCCGCCGAGCCCGGCGTCGTGCAGGCGACCAAACGCGCGATCACGCAGGCGCTCGCGCTCGGCTTTCGCAAGCAGGACATCGTCGTGCTGTCTTATCGTGGGCGCGAGCATTCGCTTTTCGCGACACTCGATCAGCTCGGCCCGCACCGGCTGCGCAGCTTCACGGGCCAATACGACCTGTTCGGCAATCCGCAGTACCGCGAGGGCGACGTGCTGCTCGATTCGATCTACCGCTTCAAGGGACAGTCCGCGCCCTGCGTGATCCTGACCGAGGTGGATTTCGAGGCGTTCGACGAGCGCGCCGCGCGCAAGCTGTTCGTCGGCGCGACGCGCGCGGCCATGAAGCTCATCGTGGTGGCGTCGCCGCGCGCCGCCCGGTTCATCGAGGGCCAGCGCAGCGGCGTGTGACGGCTTTTTCGCGCAATTCCAGGCTCAACTCCAGGCTGAGGCGCCGATCAGCGTGCCTGCGCGCGCCTGGGCGTTCCACCAGATCACGCGCAAAAGCGGCGCGCTCTGGGCGATCAGGATGGCCTGCACCGGATCGCTCTCGATGAAGTGCGTGACGCCGCTGCGGACGGCCGCGGCGGCCTTGTGCGCAGCCACGGCCGCGGCCGTGTCGTCGTGCTCGTCCGGTGTGCGCATGATCAGTTCGAGGTGCCCGAAACCATGGCGCTCCAGCCACGCGAGCGTGCGCTCGCGGTCGATCTCCGGCCGCCCCGTGATGATCGCGCGCGTGCGCTTCAGGTCGATGCCGGGCAGGCGCTCGAACGGCACCAACTCATCGCGCTCGGCGAGCGCGGCGACGAGATCTTCGTCGTAGCGCGCGACTGGGATGTCGGGGAGCAGGACACCGTCGAGATCGATTGCGTAGACGGCGTACTCGTGATCGTCGGCCATGCGCGTGCCGTCGCCGTCGCCGTCGCGAATCCAGTCGGCGCGATAGCGGTCGGTGTAGGCCTGGCGCTCCCACGGGAAGAGCGCGAAATAGCCGCTTGCATCGATCGAATAATCGGGGCGCAAACGGCTGAGGTCGTCATAGGCGCCGGTGAGCGTGCGCACGACGAGCCCGTGCTCGCTCAGAAACGCGATGCAATCCACGAGCGTATGGCCGCGCCCCGCGATGTCCTCGCACAGCAGCACTTTCGAGCCCGGCTCGGGCAGCGGCAACGTCGAGTCCCAGCGCACTTCGCGCGTGGCGCGGTCATAGCGCAGGAAAGCGACGCCCGCACCCGTTGCGTGCGAAACCATCAGCGCGAGCGGCGCGCCGCCGCGCAAAATGCCGACCACCAGGTCGAATTCCTCCGCGATCAGCGCCGGCTGCAGCGACTCGACCCAGTGATCGAGCTGTTCGTAGGTGAGCGGAACGACAGGTTTATCCATGGGGTGAACTGAGTGACGAAGCGCGTGCCAGGCAAATGAGCAACACGCGTTTCCGATAGCGGTGTACTAGAAAAAGACGCCTATTGTCAGTGCAATGTTTGACGATATTATGCCTATGCTCACCAGCGCCTGCTGGCACGGCGGGTGGAGGAAGCGGGAAAGCGCGGGAAAAGGCGGAAACAGGCAGAAGCAGGCAAGAACAGCAGCAGGAAAACGCGGCTTGGCGCCGCCAAAGACACACGACAACGACGCGAATCATCGCGCGAAAGGGCTCGGGCAAGATGTGGCATTCGATGGGATGGCCAGGCTGGCGGCGCTGGGCCGCCGTGGCGGGCTTCGCGCTCGCGGGCGCGCTGCTGTCGTTCGTGCAGCTTGCACACGCTGCGCAGGCGGCGGTTCCTGCGGGTTCGCTCTCGCTCGACGTAGATGGCGAGGTGCGCGTGACCAACAACGCGGACCATACGGCGTATCACTTTACTGAGGCGCAACTGCTCGCGCTGCCCGCGCATTCGATCACGACGGCTACGACCTGGACGCCGCGCTCGACCTTCACGGGCCCGCTGCTCTCGGACGTGCTCAAGACGGTGGGCGCCTACGGCAGCGAGATCGAGATCCACACGCTCGACGACTACACCTGCGTCGTGCCCGTGGCCGACGCCGCGCGCTACGGCGTGGTGGTGGCCTACGCGATGAACGGCCAGCGCCTGAAGGTGAGCAATTTCGGCCCGCTGTTCCTGATCTATCCACGCGACCAGCATCCGCTCGAGCTCTACGGCGCGGCCGGCGACTCGAAGTTCGCGTGGCAGATCAAGTCAATGACGATCAAGCGGTGACTGGCGGGTGATGCAACGACCCTTGCGACGCCTGCTGCAGGCGATCATCTGGATGGCGGCGCTGGCGCCGCCCGTGGTGGC
The nucleotide sequence above comes from Paraburkholderia flagellata. Encoded proteins:
- a CDS encoding ATP-binding domain-containing protein, with the protein product MARIVPDDWQHLEATGAAARERETLAALARGLPNGYTVYHGVHWTRLSEGFSVFGEADFVIVSPAGRVMIVEQKTGFLRETPNGLVKAYMQTERNVAIALARTVEGLHRRFTATFGAGTYVLEELFYCPDHVVREPAIAGVNPARIVDATRKAQLAAIVLEAMPADEPRLPCAAKIHHFLADELSLTPDTSALVGAAGTLVTRLAGGLATWARRLEFAPFRLRVIGTAGSGKTQLAVQVMKDAVARGARTLYVCFNRPLADHIAQLAPPEAKVATYHQLCDWVARDGGHVPNFESPGAFDDLVRRFGEMPIAGRWQFDVLIVDEGQDFQQPWVGALERLLRPGAAWWWLEDPLQNLYVREPLALAGWTVLRENTNYRSPRDILAFLRDVAGPTVPAIAQLAAGSPFDGSGVTVASWDEHETETAAEPGVVQATKRAITQALALGFRKQDIVVLSYRGREHSLFATLDQLGPHRLRSFTGQYDLFGNPQYREGDVLLDSIYRFKGQSAPCVILTEVDFEAFDERAARKLFVGATRAAMKLIVVASPRAARFIEGQRSGV
- a CDS encoding phosphoribosyltransferase — protein: MDKPVVPLTYEQLDHWVESLQPALIAEEFDLVVGILRGGAPLALMVSHATGAGVAFLRYDRATREVRWDSTLPLPEPGSKVLLCEDIAGRGHTLVDCIAFLSEHGLVVRTLTGAYDDLSRLRPDYSIDASGYFALFPWERQAYTDRYRADWIRDGDGDGTRMADDHEYAVYAIDLDGVLLPDIPVARYDEDLVAALAERDELVPFERLPGIDLKRTRAIITGRPEIDRERTLAWLERHGFGHLELIMRTPDEHDDTAAAVAAHKAAAAVRSGVTHFIESDPVQAILIAQSAPLLRVIWWNAQARAGTLIGASAWS
- a CDS encoding molybdopterin-dependent oxidoreductase, with protein sequence MWHSMGWPGWRRWAAVAGFALAGALLSFVQLAHAAQAAVPAGSLSLDVDGEVRVTNNADHTAYHFTEAQLLALPAHSITTATTWTPRSTFTGPLLSDVLKTVGAYGSEIEIHTLDDYTCVVPVADAARYGVVVAYAMNGQRLKVSNFGPLFLIYPRDQHPLELYGAAGDSKFAWQIKSMTIKR